The Vidua chalybeata isolate OUT-0048 chromosome 6, bVidCha1 merged haplotype, whole genome shotgun sequence genome has a segment encoding these proteins:
- the LOC128789952 gene encoding acyl-CoA (8-3)-desaturase-like isoform X2 has translation MLQKKLLRKDAFVAFHVDKVLVSKYLKPLQIGELAPDQPSIEPTKNEMLVKDFRELRATVERMGLLKPNQLFFFLLLAHILLLDTAAWLILFYFGTSLLPFIFSLLLLTISQVQASWLQHDLGHLSVFRKTKWNHLLHKFVMCHLIGASAKWWTLLHSQHHAKPNCFHKDPDIDMHPFLFTLGKKFSVELGIKKKKYMPYNHQHKYFFITLPPLLFPTYFHCHTFYIAYTKKYWVDLAWMLTFYIRFFYTYGSLLETKSLLAYYFIFRMLESSWFVWVSQMNHIPMDIDYDKNLDWVSTQLQATCNVEQSLFNDWFTGHLNFQIEHHLFPSMPRHNYWKVAPLVKSLCAKHGIEYQCKPLLTAFADIVQSLKTSGELWHDAYLHK, from the exons GATGCCTTTGTGGCATTCCATGTCGACAAGGTGCTGGTGAGCAAGTACTTGAAGCCACTGCAGATTGGGGAGCTGGCACCAGACCAACCCAGCATTGAGCCCACTAAAAAT GAAATGCTGGTGAAAGATTTCCGGGAATTGCGCGCTACAGTTGAGAGAATGGGACTGCTGAAGCCAAACCAactcttcttcttcctgctcctggctcaCATCCTGCTCTTGGATACAGCTGCCTGGCTCATCCTCTTCTACTTTGGGACATCCTTACTGCCcttcattttctccctgttgCTGCTGACCATTTCCCAG gTCCAGGCTTCCTGGTTACAGCATGATTTAGGACACCTCTCAGTATTCAGGAAAACCAAGTGGAACCACTTGCTACACAAGTTTGTGATGTGCCATTTGATT GGGGCCTCGGCCAAGTGGTGGACTCTCCTGCACTCCCAGCACCATGCCAAACCCAACTGCTTCCACAAGGACCCTGACATTGATATGCACCCTTTCCTCTTCACTTTGGGGAAGAAATTCTCTGTGGAG cttgggatcaaaaagaaaaaatacatgcCCTACAACCACCAACACAAATACTTCTTCATCA ctctaCCTCCCCTCCTGTTCCCCACCTACTTCCACTGCCACACATTCTACATTGCCTACACAAAGAAGTACTGGGTG GACTTGGCCTGGATGCTGACCTTCTACATCAGATTCTTTTATACTTATGGATCTTTATTAGAAACAAAAAGTCTCCTGgcatattattttatattcag gatgctggagagcagctggttTGTCTGGGTCTCACAGATGAACCACATCCCAATGGATATTGACTACGACAAGAATTTGGACTGGGTGTCTACtcag CTCCAAGCAACCTGCAATGTGGAGCAGTCACTCTTCAATGACTGGTTCACAGGGCACCTCAATTTCCAGATTGAGCATCA CCTGTTCCCCTCCATGCCACGACACAACTACTGGAAGGTGGCCCCTCTGGTGAAGTCCCTGTGTGCCAAGCATGGCATTGAGTACCAGTGCAagcctctgctcacagcctTCGCAGACATCGTGCa GTCCCTGAAAACCTCGGGAGAGCTCTGGCACGATGCCTACCTGCACAAATAA
- the LOC128789952 gene encoding acyl-CoA (8-3)-desaturase-like isoform X1 translates to MAPPGGGGEVRDGDREGDGDRAAAAGMRRFTWEDIGQRNGRGPAPQERWLVIHRKVYDISHFYRRHPGGARLLVSHAGQDATDAFVAFHVDKVLVSKYLKPLQIGELAPDQPSIEPTKNEMLVKDFRELRATVERMGLLKPNQLFFFLLLAHILLLDTAAWLILFYFGTSLLPFIFSLLLLTISQVQASWLQHDLGHLSVFRKTKWNHLLHKFVMCHLIGASAKWWTLLHSQHHAKPNCFHKDPDIDMHPFLFTLGKKFSVELGIKKKKYMPYNHQHKYFFITLPPLLFPTYFHCHTFYIAYTKKYWVDLAWMLTFYIRFFYTYGSLLETKSLLAYYFIFRMLESSWFVWVSQMNHIPMDIDYDKNLDWVSTQLQATCNVEQSLFNDWFTGHLNFQIEHHLFPSMPRHNYWKVAPLVKSLCAKHGIEYQCKPLLTAFADIVQSLKTSGELWHDAYLHK, encoded by the exons atGGCACcgccggggggcggcggggaggtgcgggatggggacagggaaggggacGGGGACAGAGCCGCCGCAGCGGGGATGCGGCGCTTTACCTGGGAGGACATCGGGCAGCGAAACGGACGAGGGCCGGCGCCGCAAGAGCGCTGGCTGGTGATCCACAGGAAGGTGTACGACATCAGCCACTTCTACCGGAGGCACCCGGGAGGAGCCCGGCTCCTCGTCAGCCACGCCGGGCAGGACGCCACG GATGCCTTTGTGGCATTCCATGTCGACAAGGTGCTGGTGAGCAAGTACTTGAAGCCACTGCAGATTGGGGAGCTGGCACCAGACCAACCCAGCATTGAGCCCACTAAAAAT GAAATGCTGGTGAAAGATTTCCGGGAATTGCGCGCTACAGTTGAGAGAATGGGACTGCTGAAGCCAAACCAactcttcttcttcctgctcctggctcaCATCCTGCTCTTGGATACAGCTGCCTGGCTCATCCTCTTCTACTTTGGGACATCCTTACTGCCcttcattttctccctgttgCTGCTGACCATTTCCCAG gTCCAGGCTTCCTGGTTACAGCATGATTTAGGACACCTCTCAGTATTCAGGAAAACCAAGTGGAACCACTTGCTACACAAGTTTGTGATGTGCCATTTGATT GGGGCCTCGGCCAAGTGGTGGACTCTCCTGCACTCCCAGCACCATGCCAAACCCAACTGCTTCCACAAGGACCCTGACATTGATATGCACCCTTTCCTCTTCACTTTGGGGAAGAAATTCTCTGTGGAG cttgggatcaaaaagaaaaaatacatgcCCTACAACCACCAACACAAATACTTCTTCATCA ctctaCCTCCCCTCCTGTTCCCCACCTACTTCCACTGCCACACATTCTACATTGCCTACACAAAGAAGTACTGGGTG GACTTGGCCTGGATGCTGACCTTCTACATCAGATTCTTTTATACTTATGGATCTTTATTAGAAACAAAAAGTCTCCTGgcatattattttatattcag gatgctggagagcagctggttTGTCTGGGTCTCACAGATGAACCACATCCCAATGGATATTGACTACGACAAGAATTTGGACTGGGTGTCTACtcag CTCCAAGCAACCTGCAATGTGGAGCAGTCACTCTTCAATGACTGGTTCACAGGGCACCTCAATTTCCAGATTGAGCATCA CCTGTTCCCCTCCATGCCACGACACAACTACTGGAAGGTGGCCCCTCTGGTGAAGTCCCTGTGTGCCAAGCATGGCATTGAGTACCAGTGCAagcctctgctcacagcctTCGCAGACATCGTGCa GTCCCTGAAAACCTCGGGAGAGCTCTGGCACGATGCCTACCTGCACAAATAA
- the CAT gene encoding catalase, which produces MADGRDDAANQLKQWKSQRGSQKPDVLTTGAGNPSGDKLNILTVGPRGPLLVQDVVFTDEMAHFDRERIPERVVHAKGAGAFGYFEVTHDITQYCKAKVFEHIGKRTPLAIRFSTVAGESGSADTVRDPRGFAMKFYTEDGNWDLVGNNTPIFFIRDAMLFPSFIHSQKRNPQTHLKDPDMVWDFWSLRPESLHQVSFLFSDRGIPDGYRHMNGYGSHTFKLVNADGRAVYCKFHAKTDQGIKNLSVEEAGRLASTDPDYAIRDLYNAIAKGNYPSWSFYIQVMTFEEAEKFPFNPFDVTKVWPHGDYPLIPVGKLVLNRNPVNYFAEVEQMAYDPSNMPPGIEPSPDKMLQGRLFSYPDTHRHRLGPNYLQIPVNCPFRARVANYQRDGPMTVSDNQGGAPNYYPNSFTGPEDQPQLKESPMFASGDVQRYNSANEDNVTQVREFYLKVLNEEERRRLCKNIADHLKDAQLFIQKRAVKNFTDVHPNYGASIQALLDKYRAEGGKKDVIRTYTQSTTRTSVKERSNL; this is translated from the exons ATGGCCGACGGGCGGGACGACGCCGCGAACCAGCTGAAGCAGTGGAAGAGCCAGCGGGGCTCGCAG AAACCAGATGTCCTGACCACGGGTGCTGGGAACCCCAGTGGGGATAAGCTGAATATCCTGACAGTGGGGCCACGTGGACCTCTTCTTGTCCAAGATGTTGTTTTCACTGATGAGATGGCTCACTTTGACAGAGAGAGGATTCCTGAGAGAGTTGTGCATGCAAAAGGGGCGG GAGCCTTTGGCTATTTTGAAGTCACTCATGATATCACCCAGTATTGTAAGGCAAAAGTGTTTGAGCACATTGGGAAAAGGACTCCGCTTGCCATCCGCTTCTCCACTGTTG CTGGAGAATCTGGCTCAGCTGACACAGTTCGTGACCCCCGAGGCTTTGCCATGAAATTCTACACGGAGGATGGGAATTGGGATCTTGTGGGAAACAACACTCCCATCTTTTTTATTCGGGATGCAATGTTG TTTCCTTCCTTCATCCATAGCCAAAAGAGGAACCCTCAGACTCATCTGAAGGATCCAGACATGGTGTGGGACTTCTGGAGTCTTCGCCCTGAGTCTTTGCATCAA GTGTCTTTCCTGTTCAGTGACCGTGGCATTCCCGATGGCTATCGCCACATGAATGGATATGGGTCACACACCTTCAAACTGGTTAATGCTGATGGAAGAGCAGTTTACTGCAAATTCCATGCCAAg ACTGACCAGGGCATCAAAAACCTTTCTGTGGAAGAAGCAGGAAGATTGGCTTCTACTGATCCTGATTATGCCATACGGGACCTTTACAATGCAATTGCCAAGGGCAACTATCCTTCATGGTCCTTTTACATTCAGGTTATGACCTTTGAAGAAGCAGAGAAGTTCCCATTTAATCCTTTTGATGTGACTAAG GTTTGGCCTCATGGTGACTACCCTCTCATCCCTGTGGGAAAGCTGGTCTTGAACAGGAATCCTGTCAACTACTTTGCAGAGGTGGAACAGATGGCTTATGACCCTAGCAACATGCCTCCTGGAATTGAGCCCAGCCCTGACAAAATGCTGCAG GGACGCCTCTTCTCATATCCTGACACCCACAGACACCGCTTGGGCCCCAACTATCTCCAGATCCCTGTCAACTGTCCCTTCAGAGCCAGGGTGGCCAACTACCAGAGGGATGGGCCAATGACTGTTTCTGACAACCAAG gtggTGCCCCAAATTATTACCCAAACAGCTTCACTGGTCCTGAGGATCAGCCCCAGCTCAAGGAGAGCCCCATGTTTGCTTCAGGGGATGTGCAGCGCTACAACAGTGCCAATGAGGACAACGTGACCCAG GTGCGAGAATTCTACCTCAAAGTGCTGAACGAGGAAGAGCGGCGGAGGCTGTGTAAAAACATTGCAGATCATCTGAAGGATGCCCAACTTTTCATTCAGAAAAGAGCT GTGAAAAACTTCACTGATGTTCATCCTAATTATGGAGCCTCCATCCAGGCTTTGCTGGACAAGTACCGTGCTGAGGGTGGGAAAAAG GATGTAATTAGAACATACACACAGTCCACAACTCGTACATCTGTCAAGGAAAGATCCAACCTGTAA